A portion of the Agelaius phoeniceus isolate bAgePho1 chromosome 29, bAgePho1.hap1, whole genome shotgun sequence genome contains these proteins:
- the ACSBG2 gene encoding long-chain-fatty-acid--CoA ligase ACSBG2 isoform X1 has product MRGTVLCESDARMALAEPVSVAYCSSALQGSCEVAGEDVLLNSSPRTAEPHNSEPGQDSKIEGYQVNTLGPKAGSPSPGSSMWTTRRDGEVKLRMEEQGPGSEAPKTVHQLLEESVSKYSDYYALASKKNGKWIKLTYKMYYDECWKAAKSFLKLGLERFHGVGILGFNSAEWFIADIGAILAGGFAVGIYTTNSPEACHYVAENCSANIIVVENHKQLQKILEIEHRLPHLKAIVQYGEEIKENRPKLYSWRQFLELGRDVPDEQLHAIIATQKPNQCCTLIYTSGTTGQPKGVMLSHDNLTWTAAVAARFIMLRDARDKQEEVVSYLPLSHIAAQMCDIWAAMTLGVQVYFAQPDALKGSLVETLREVRPTAFLGVPRVWEKMEEKMKSVGMKASALRRKVAAWAKGVGLQTNLKKMDGCSEEPVNFRLARQLVYRKVRKAIGLDRCTKCYTGAAPITRETLEFFLSLNIPVLELYGMSESSGPHTISLPHAFKLGSCGKELSGCHTLIHKPDKDGIGEICFSGRHVFMGYLNMEDKTKEAIDQDGWLHSGDLGKHDKDGFLFITGRIKELIITAGGENIPPVPIEDAVKNAVPIISNAMLVGDKAKFLSMLLTLKCVVDAETGEPGDDLTPEALEFCQRLGSKATKVSEIISSKDKAIYTAIQKGISAVNEGAVSNAQKVQKWVLLEKDFSLFGGELGPTMKLKRPVVAQKYRDQIAQFYTDTETPSGEPSSRP; this is encoded by the exons ATGCGCG GGACAGTGCTGTGTGAGTCAGACGCCAGGATGGCACTTGCAGAACCGGTCTCCGTGGCTTATTGCAGCTCAGCTCTTCAAGGCAGCTGCGAGGTGGCAGGGGAAGATGTGCTGCTCAACTCTTCACCCAG AACTGCTGAGCCACACAACAGCGAGCCAGGGCAAGATTCCAAGATTGAGGGATATCAGGTGAACACACTCGGTCCCAAAG CAGGCTCCCCCTCTCCTGGCTCCAGCATGTGGACAACTCGTCGTGATGGAGAGGTCAAGCTGAGGATGGAAGAGCAGGGCCCTGGCAGCGAGGCCCCAAAGACTGTGCACCAGCTCCTGGAGGAAAGTGTCAGCAAATACAGTGACTATTATGCCCTTGCATCCAAAAAAAATGGCAAATGGATAAAGCTGACGTATAAGATGTACTATGATGAGTGCTGGAAAGCAGCCAAAAGCTTTCTGAAG ctggggctggagcgtTTCCATGGAGTGGGCATCCTGGGATTCAATTCTGCTGAGTGGTTCATTGCTGACATTGGAGCTATCCTTGCAGG ggGATTTGCTGTTGGGATCTACACTACAAACTCTCCTGAGGCCTGTCATTATGTAGCAGAGAACTGCAGTGCCAACATCATAGTGGTGGAAAACCataaacagctgcagaaaatctTAGAA ATTGAACACAGACTACCTCATCTGAAGGCCATTGTCCAGTATGGGGAGGAGATCAAAGAGAACAGACCAAAACTGTACTCG TGGAGGCAgttcctggagctgggcagggacgTGCCGGACGAGCAGCTCCACGCGATCATCGCGACGCAGAAACCCAACCAGTGCTGCACCCTCATCTACACCTCGGGCACCACGGGGCAGCCCAAGGGGGTCATGCTCAGCCACGACAAC CTGACGTGGACGGCGGCGGTGGCCGCGCGCTTCATCATGCTGAGAGATGCCCGGGACAAGCAGGAGGAGGTGGTCAGCTACCTGCCCCTCAGCCACATTGCTGCACAAATGTGTGACATTTGGGCAGCCATGACCCTCGGAGTGCAAGTTTACTTTGCCCAACCAGATGCAttgaag GGCAGCTTGGTGGAGACCCTGCGAGAAGTGAGGCCAACTGCTTTTTTGGGAGTTCCTCGTGTCTGGGAAAAGatggaagagaaaatgaaatctGTGGGCATGAAAGCCTCAGCGCTCCGCCGGAAAGTGGCAGCGTGGGCCAAGGGAGTGGGGCTGCAGACCAACCTCAAGAAGATGGATGG gtgCTCGGAGGAGCCGGTGAATTTCCGCCTGGCCCGGCAGTTGGTGTACAGGAAGGTGCGCAAGGCCATCGGGCTGGACCGCTGCACCAAGTGCtacacaggggctgctcccatcACCAGAGAGACCCTGGAGTTCTTTCTGAGCCTGAACATTCCTGTGCTGGAGCTCTATGGCATGAGTGAGAGCTCTGGGCCCCACACCATCTCCCTACCTCACGCCTTCAAGCTGGGCAG CTGTGGGAAGGAGCTGTCAGGGTGCCACACCCTGATCCATAAACCAGACAAGGATGGCATTGGGGAGATCTGCTTCTCAGGCAGGCATGTCTTCATGGGCTACCTGAACATGGAGGACAAAACCAAAGAAGCCATTGATCAGGATGGCTGGCTGCACTCAGGGGACCTGGGCAAGCACGACAAGGATGGATTCCTCTTCATCACAGGCAGAATTAAAG AGCTCATCATCACAGCAGGAGGTGAGAACATTCCTCCTGTTCCAATCGAGGATGCTGTCAAGAATGCTGTTCCCATCATCAGCAATGCCATGCTGGTTGGAGACAAAGCCAAATTCCTTTCTATGCTCCTGACACTAAAG TGCGTTGTGGATGCAGAAACGGGGGAGCCTGGAGATGACCTCACTCCAGAAGCTCTGGAATTCTGTCAGAGGCTGGGCAGCAAGGCCACCAAGGTCTCAGAAATCATCAGCAGCAAAGACAAGGCCATCTACACTGCCATCCAGAAAGGGATCTCTGCTGTCAATGAGGGAGCTGTGTCCAATGCCCAGAAGGTTCAGAAGTGGGTCCTGCTGGAGAAGGACTTCTCCCTCTTTGGTGGAGAGCTCG GCCCCACCATGAAGCTGAAGAGGCCGGTGGTGGCTCAGAAATACCGGGACCAAATCGCTCAGTTTTACACGGACACCGAAACCCCCTCGGGGGAGCCCTCGAGCCGGCCATAG
- the ACSBG2 gene encoding long-chain-fatty-acid--CoA ligase ACSBG2 isoform X2 has product MRGTVLCESDARMALAEPVSVAYCSSALQGSCEVAGEDVLLNSSPRTAEPHNSEPGQDSKIEGYQVNTLGPKGSPSPGSSMWTTRRDGEVKLRMEEQGPGSEAPKTVHQLLEESVSKYSDYYALASKKNGKWIKLTYKMYYDECWKAAKSFLKLGLERFHGVGILGFNSAEWFIADIGAILAGGFAVGIYTTNSPEACHYVAENCSANIIVVENHKQLQKILEIEHRLPHLKAIVQYGEEIKENRPKLYSWRQFLELGRDVPDEQLHAIIATQKPNQCCTLIYTSGTTGQPKGVMLSHDNLTWTAAVAARFIMLRDARDKQEEVVSYLPLSHIAAQMCDIWAAMTLGVQVYFAQPDALKGSLVETLREVRPTAFLGVPRVWEKMEEKMKSVGMKASALRRKVAAWAKGVGLQTNLKKMDGCSEEPVNFRLARQLVYRKVRKAIGLDRCTKCYTGAAPITRETLEFFLSLNIPVLELYGMSESSGPHTISLPHAFKLGSCGKELSGCHTLIHKPDKDGIGEICFSGRHVFMGYLNMEDKTKEAIDQDGWLHSGDLGKHDKDGFLFITGRIKELIITAGGENIPPVPIEDAVKNAVPIISNAMLVGDKAKFLSMLLTLKCVVDAETGEPGDDLTPEALEFCQRLGSKATKVSEIISSKDKAIYTAIQKGISAVNEGAVSNAQKVQKWVLLEKDFSLFGGELGPTMKLKRPVVAQKYRDQIAQFYTDTETPSGEPSSRP; this is encoded by the exons ATGCGCG GGACAGTGCTGTGTGAGTCAGACGCCAGGATGGCACTTGCAGAACCGGTCTCCGTGGCTTATTGCAGCTCAGCTCTTCAAGGCAGCTGCGAGGTGGCAGGGGAAGATGTGCTGCTCAACTCTTCACCCAG AACTGCTGAGCCACACAACAGCGAGCCAGGGCAAGATTCCAAGATTGAGGGATATCAGGTGAACACACTCGGTCCCAAAG GCTCCCCCTCTCCTGGCTCCAGCATGTGGACAACTCGTCGTGATGGAGAGGTCAAGCTGAGGATGGAAGAGCAGGGCCCTGGCAGCGAGGCCCCAAAGACTGTGCACCAGCTCCTGGAGGAAAGTGTCAGCAAATACAGTGACTATTATGCCCTTGCATCCAAAAAAAATGGCAAATGGATAAAGCTGACGTATAAGATGTACTATGATGAGTGCTGGAAAGCAGCCAAAAGCTTTCTGAAG ctggggctggagcgtTTCCATGGAGTGGGCATCCTGGGATTCAATTCTGCTGAGTGGTTCATTGCTGACATTGGAGCTATCCTTGCAGG ggGATTTGCTGTTGGGATCTACACTACAAACTCTCCTGAGGCCTGTCATTATGTAGCAGAGAACTGCAGTGCCAACATCATAGTGGTGGAAAACCataaacagctgcagaaaatctTAGAA ATTGAACACAGACTACCTCATCTGAAGGCCATTGTCCAGTATGGGGAGGAGATCAAAGAGAACAGACCAAAACTGTACTCG TGGAGGCAgttcctggagctgggcagggacgTGCCGGACGAGCAGCTCCACGCGATCATCGCGACGCAGAAACCCAACCAGTGCTGCACCCTCATCTACACCTCGGGCACCACGGGGCAGCCCAAGGGGGTCATGCTCAGCCACGACAAC CTGACGTGGACGGCGGCGGTGGCCGCGCGCTTCATCATGCTGAGAGATGCCCGGGACAAGCAGGAGGAGGTGGTCAGCTACCTGCCCCTCAGCCACATTGCTGCACAAATGTGTGACATTTGGGCAGCCATGACCCTCGGAGTGCAAGTTTACTTTGCCCAACCAGATGCAttgaag GGCAGCTTGGTGGAGACCCTGCGAGAAGTGAGGCCAACTGCTTTTTTGGGAGTTCCTCGTGTCTGGGAAAAGatggaagagaaaatgaaatctGTGGGCATGAAAGCCTCAGCGCTCCGCCGGAAAGTGGCAGCGTGGGCCAAGGGAGTGGGGCTGCAGACCAACCTCAAGAAGATGGATGG gtgCTCGGAGGAGCCGGTGAATTTCCGCCTGGCCCGGCAGTTGGTGTACAGGAAGGTGCGCAAGGCCATCGGGCTGGACCGCTGCACCAAGTGCtacacaggggctgctcccatcACCAGAGAGACCCTGGAGTTCTTTCTGAGCCTGAACATTCCTGTGCTGGAGCTCTATGGCATGAGTGAGAGCTCTGGGCCCCACACCATCTCCCTACCTCACGCCTTCAAGCTGGGCAG CTGTGGGAAGGAGCTGTCAGGGTGCCACACCCTGATCCATAAACCAGACAAGGATGGCATTGGGGAGATCTGCTTCTCAGGCAGGCATGTCTTCATGGGCTACCTGAACATGGAGGACAAAACCAAAGAAGCCATTGATCAGGATGGCTGGCTGCACTCAGGGGACCTGGGCAAGCACGACAAGGATGGATTCCTCTTCATCACAGGCAGAATTAAAG AGCTCATCATCACAGCAGGAGGTGAGAACATTCCTCCTGTTCCAATCGAGGATGCTGTCAAGAATGCTGTTCCCATCATCAGCAATGCCATGCTGGTTGGAGACAAAGCCAAATTCCTTTCTATGCTCCTGACACTAAAG TGCGTTGTGGATGCAGAAACGGGGGAGCCTGGAGATGACCTCACTCCAGAAGCTCTGGAATTCTGTCAGAGGCTGGGCAGCAAGGCCACCAAGGTCTCAGAAATCATCAGCAGCAAAGACAAGGCCATCTACACTGCCATCCAGAAAGGGATCTCTGCTGTCAATGAGGGAGCTGTGTCCAATGCCCAGAAGGTTCAGAAGTGGGTCCTGCTGGAGAAGGACTTCTCCCTCTTTGGTGGAGAGCTCG GCCCCACCATGAAGCTGAAGAGGCCGGTGGTGGCTCAGAAATACCGGGACCAAATCGCTCAGTTTTACACGGACACCGAAACCCCCTCGGGGGAGCCCTCGAGCCGGCCATAG
- the ACSBG2 gene encoding long-chain-fatty-acid--CoA ligase ACSBG2 isoform X3, producing MALAEPVSVAYCSSALQGSCEVAGEDVLLNSSPRTAEPHNSEPGQDSKIEGYQVNTLGPKAGSPSPGSSMWTTRRDGEVKLRMEEQGPGSEAPKTVHQLLEESVSKYSDYYALASKKNGKWIKLTYKMYYDECWKAAKSFLKLGLERFHGVGILGFNSAEWFIADIGAILAGGFAVGIYTTNSPEACHYVAENCSANIIVVENHKQLQKILEIEHRLPHLKAIVQYGEEIKENRPKLYSWRQFLELGRDVPDEQLHAIIATQKPNQCCTLIYTSGTTGQPKGVMLSHDNLTWTAAVAARFIMLRDARDKQEEVVSYLPLSHIAAQMCDIWAAMTLGVQVYFAQPDALKGSLVETLREVRPTAFLGVPRVWEKMEEKMKSVGMKASALRRKVAAWAKGVGLQTNLKKMDGCSEEPVNFRLARQLVYRKVRKAIGLDRCTKCYTGAAPITRETLEFFLSLNIPVLELYGMSESSGPHTISLPHAFKLGSCGKELSGCHTLIHKPDKDGIGEICFSGRHVFMGYLNMEDKTKEAIDQDGWLHSGDLGKHDKDGFLFITGRIKELIITAGGENIPPVPIEDAVKNAVPIISNAMLVGDKAKFLSMLLTLKCVVDAETGEPGDDLTPEALEFCQRLGSKATKVSEIISSKDKAIYTAIQKGISAVNEGAVSNAQKVQKWVLLEKDFSLFGGELGPTMKLKRPVVAQKYRDQIAQFYTDTETPSGEPSSRP from the exons ATGGCACTTGCAGAACCGGTCTCCGTGGCTTATTGCAGCTCAGCTCTTCAAGGCAGCTGCGAGGTGGCAGGGGAAGATGTGCTGCTCAACTCTTCACCCAG AACTGCTGAGCCACACAACAGCGAGCCAGGGCAAGATTCCAAGATTGAGGGATATCAGGTGAACACACTCGGTCCCAAAG CAGGCTCCCCCTCTCCTGGCTCCAGCATGTGGACAACTCGTCGTGATGGAGAGGTCAAGCTGAGGATGGAAGAGCAGGGCCCTGGCAGCGAGGCCCCAAAGACTGTGCACCAGCTCCTGGAGGAAAGTGTCAGCAAATACAGTGACTATTATGCCCTTGCATCCAAAAAAAATGGCAAATGGATAAAGCTGACGTATAAGATGTACTATGATGAGTGCTGGAAAGCAGCCAAAAGCTTTCTGAAG ctggggctggagcgtTTCCATGGAGTGGGCATCCTGGGATTCAATTCTGCTGAGTGGTTCATTGCTGACATTGGAGCTATCCTTGCAGG ggGATTTGCTGTTGGGATCTACACTACAAACTCTCCTGAGGCCTGTCATTATGTAGCAGAGAACTGCAGTGCCAACATCATAGTGGTGGAAAACCataaacagctgcagaaaatctTAGAA ATTGAACACAGACTACCTCATCTGAAGGCCATTGTCCAGTATGGGGAGGAGATCAAAGAGAACAGACCAAAACTGTACTCG TGGAGGCAgttcctggagctgggcagggacgTGCCGGACGAGCAGCTCCACGCGATCATCGCGACGCAGAAACCCAACCAGTGCTGCACCCTCATCTACACCTCGGGCACCACGGGGCAGCCCAAGGGGGTCATGCTCAGCCACGACAAC CTGACGTGGACGGCGGCGGTGGCCGCGCGCTTCATCATGCTGAGAGATGCCCGGGACAAGCAGGAGGAGGTGGTCAGCTACCTGCCCCTCAGCCACATTGCTGCACAAATGTGTGACATTTGGGCAGCCATGACCCTCGGAGTGCAAGTTTACTTTGCCCAACCAGATGCAttgaag GGCAGCTTGGTGGAGACCCTGCGAGAAGTGAGGCCAACTGCTTTTTTGGGAGTTCCTCGTGTCTGGGAAAAGatggaagagaaaatgaaatctGTGGGCATGAAAGCCTCAGCGCTCCGCCGGAAAGTGGCAGCGTGGGCCAAGGGAGTGGGGCTGCAGACCAACCTCAAGAAGATGGATGG gtgCTCGGAGGAGCCGGTGAATTTCCGCCTGGCCCGGCAGTTGGTGTACAGGAAGGTGCGCAAGGCCATCGGGCTGGACCGCTGCACCAAGTGCtacacaggggctgctcccatcACCAGAGAGACCCTGGAGTTCTTTCTGAGCCTGAACATTCCTGTGCTGGAGCTCTATGGCATGAGTGAGAGCTCTGGGCCCCACACCATCTCCCTACCTCACGCCTTCAAGCTGGGCAG CTGTGGGAAGGAGCTGTCAGGGTGCCACACCCTGATCCATAAACCAGACAAGGATGGCATTGGGGAGATCTGCTTCTCAGGCAGGCATGTCTTCATGGGCTACCTGAACATGGAGGACAAAACCAAAGAAGCCATTGATCAGGATGGCTGGCTGCACTCAGGGGACCTGGGCAAGCACGACAAGGATGGATTCCTCTTCATCACAGGCAGAATTAAAG AGCTCATCATCACAGCAGGAGGTGAGAACATTCCTCCTGTTCCAATCGAGGATGCTGTCAAGAATGCTGTTCCCATCATCAGCAATGCCATGCTGGTTGGAGACAAAGCCAAATTCCTTTCTATGCTCCTGACACTAAAG TGCGTTGTGGATGCAGAAACGGGGGAGCCTGGAGATGACCTCACTCCAGAAGCTCTGGAATTCTGTCAGAGGCTGGGCAGCAAGGCCACCAAGGTCTCAGAAATCATCAGCAGCAAAGACAAGGCCATCTACACTGCCATCCAGAAAGGGATCTCTGCTGTCAATGAGGGAGCTGTGTCCAATGCCCAGAAGGTTCAGAAGTGGGTCCTGCTGGAGAAGGACTTCTCCCTCTTTGGTGGAGAGCTCG GCCCCACCATGAAGCTGAAGAGGCCGGTGGTGGCTCAGAAATACCGGGACCAAATCGCTCAGTTTTACACGGACACCGAAACCCCCTCGGGGGAGCCCTCGAGCCGGCCATAG